Proteins encoded together in one Sander lucioperca isolate FBNREF2018 chromosome 17, SLUC_FBN_1.2, whole genome shotgun sequence window:
- the zgc:194930 gene encoding uncharacterized protein zgc:194930, translating to MGCQCCRMIKSYIYDPSVAVDVRKTDSAANSLYQPQHHPGSDQLRGLNQQKQGFNNLGYSKSNDSTLKLEVDNNHVNYVKHAAPAKELLRQGSTPLADGGLYIIQPEALGPRWVNQEKGPIQVPIYPNIQDEYENQRSHGQRGRGSESLSADEIDEGVGGTPEPPCDTGDEGSALSVDVHTSTTSLSSADTRDELTLPKNLDVSTVESGISGMKSEDEEEVHSVTDSMVAEALAALEAATAGEDCE from the exons ATGGGGTGCCAATGCTGCAGGATGATAAAAAG CTACATCTATGACCCCTCTGTGGCGGTGGATGTGAGGAAGACCGACTCTGCAGCCAACTCCCTCTACCAGCCCCAACACCATCCCGGCAGCGACCAGCTCCGCGGCCTCAACCAGCAGAAGCAGGGCTTCAACAACCTGGGTTACAGCAAGTCCAACGACAGCACACTGAAACTAGAGGTGGACAACAACCACGTTAACTACGTCAAGCACGCTGCCCCTGCGAAGGAGCTCCTCCGGCAGGGGAGCACACCACTTGCAGACGGAGGCCTGTACATCATACAGCCAGAGGCTCTGGGACCGAGATGGGTCAATCAGGAAAAAGGCCCGATCCAGGTGCCCATTTACCCCAACATACAAGACGAGTACGAAAACCAGAGGAGCCATGGCCAGCGGGGACGCGGCAGCGAAAGCCTGTCAGCAGATGAGATAGACGAGGGCGTGGGAGGGACGCCGGAGCCCCCGTGCGACACGGGGGACGAGGGTAGCGCCCTGTCGGTGGACGTCCACACCAGCACCACCAGCCTTTCCTCGGCCGACACCAGGGATGAGCTCACACTGCCAAAGAATCTGGATGTTTCCACCGTCGAGAGCGGGATCTCGGGGATGAAGAgcgaggacgaggaggaggtgCACAGCGTTACGGACTCAATGGTGGCCGAGGCTCTCGCTGCTTTGGAGGCCGCCACCGCCGGGGAGGACTGTGAGTGA